Below is a genomic region from Deltaproteobacteria bacterium.
CGGGCTGTTTGGGATGACGTTGGGAAAGCTTAAGCGGACGCAAATGGAACTGGTCCAGAGCGAAAAAATGGCCTCGCTCGGTCAACTGCTTGCCGGTGTGGCGCATGAGATCAACAACCCGACGACGTTTATTTATTCCAATCTGGGACCGCTTAAGGATTATCTCGGTTATTTAAGAAATGCTCTCAAGTCTGACGCCCCAAAATATCGCAATGAAATGACGGCGTCTGATGTTTTGACTGATCTGGAGGCTTTGACTAATAACATCGAAGAGGGGGCGCAGAGGACGAAACAGATTGTATCGGATCTTCGACGGTTTGGTCATTCTCAAGATGAGGTGATTCAAGAAGTGTCGGTTCTGGAAGGGATCCAAGGCACGCTCAATATTCTCAAACATACCTGGTCAGACCGGATAAAAATCCATGTCGTATGTCCTTCGGACTTGACCGTTCATGCCAATCCCGGCCAACTCTCGCAAGTCTGGATGAATCTTCTGACAAACGCGATTCAGGCGATAAAAGGAGAGGGAGAAATTTGGGTTACAGGAAAGAGGGAAAGGGGTAAGATTGTTATCTCGGTTAAGGATACCGGTTGCGGCATTGCCTCTGCCGACTTGAAACGCATCTTTGATCCTTTTTTCACGACAAAGGAACAGGGAGAAGGAACGGGGCTTGGTTTGAGTATTGTTCAGCAGATTTTAAAAAAATTCGGCGGGACGATTGATGTGAAATCTGAATCGGGGAGAGGATCTGAATTTGATGTAACATTTCCGGCATCGTAGGGGCGCGATTTATCGCGCCCCTACAAATTCAACATGAAACCGATTGTTCTCTACATCGACGACGACCAGGCGAACCTCGATACCTTCAATCGGGTCTTCCGTTTTGACTATCAGGTGGAAACCGCTCTTTCAGGAGTCGAAGGGCTCGAGAAGCTCAAGAAAATTCCCGATATTTCCGTCATCGTTTCCGATCAACGGATGCCCAAAATGACCGGAGTCGAATTTTTTCAGGAAGCCCAAAAAGTGAACCCTTACCCGACACGAATCATGCTGACCGCCTTTACCGACAACGAAGCACTCCTTAAAGCGATCCAAACCGGGCATGTGTATGACTATGTCGTCAAACCGTGGGATAAGGAGGCGCTTAAAAAAGTGATCGACAAGGCCATCGGCCTTTACACGGAACGAATCGAAAAGATCAAACAGCTCAAGGTGGCCGAGGCGAAAAACAGACTCCTCGAAGAGGAGGTCAAGGAATCGTTCAATTTCGAAGAAATCATCGGCGCCGATGGCGGATTAACCGGCATTGTGGCTCAAATCAAAAAGATTGCGCCGACAAA
It encodes:
- a CDS encoding GHKL domain-containing protein; the encoded protein is MTLGKLKRTQMELVQSEKMASLGQLLAGVAHEINNPTTFIYSNLGPLKDYLGYLRNALKSDAPKYRNEMTASDVLTDLEALTNNIEEGAQRTKQIVSDLRRFGHSQDEVIQEVSVLEGIQGTLNILKHTWSDRIKIHVVCPSDLTVHANPGQLSQVWMNLLTNAIQAIKGEGEIWVTGKRERGKIVISVKDTGCGIASADLKRIFDPFFTTKEQGEGTGLGLSIVQQILKKFGGTIDVKSESGRGSEFDVTFPAS